One Georgenia wutianyii DNA segment encodes these proteins:
- the narI gene encoding respiratory nitrate reductase subunit gamma has translation MSAAATIAWVVFPYVAMAVFVVGLFWRYRYDKFGWTTRSSELYEHALLRLGSPMFHFGILFVALGHFMGLLIPKSWTEAVGIGQDFYHVIATYLGSLAGLMTIVGLAILIYRRRKTGPVFLATTRTDKVMYVLLGMPILLGMWATVQNQILAGGHGYDYRETISPWLRSLFALQPQPELMTDVPYQFKLHIVAAFLLFLVWPFTRLVHAFSAPVQYSTRPLVVYRSRGGPSRGTRAPRRGWEPVAPPRERRRRSPTSTEL, from the coding sequence ATGAGCGCAGCGGCGACGATCGCGTGGGTGGTCTTCCCGTACGTGGCGATGGCGGTGTTCGTCGTCGGCCTGTTCTGGCGCTACCGCTACGACAAGTTCGGCTGGACCACCCGCTCCTCCGAGCTCTACGAGCACGCGCTCCTGCGGCTCGGCTCACCGATGTTCCACTTCGGCATCCTCTTCGTCGCGCTCGGCCACTTCATGGGTCTGCTCATCCCGAAGAGCTGGACCGAGGCGGTCGGCATCGGCCAGGACTTCTACCACGTCATCGCCACCTACCTCGGCTCGCTGGCGGGCCTCATGACGATCGTGGGGCTCGCCATCCTCATCTACCGGCGCCGCAAGACGGGCCCGGTCTTCCTCGCGACCACCCGGACGGACAAGGTCATGTACGTCCTGCTGGGGATGCCGATCCTGCTGGGCATGTGGGCGACCGTGCAGAACCAGATCCTCGCGGGTGGCCACGGCTACGACTACCGGGAGACGATCTCCCCCTGGCTGCGCTCGCTGTTCGCCCTCCAGCCGCAGCCCGAGCTCATGACCGACGTGCCCTACCAGTTCAAGCTGCACATCGTCGCGGCGTTCCTCCTCTTCCTCGTCTGGCCCTTCACCCGGCTCGTCCACGCGTTCTCCGCCCCGGTGCAGTACTCGACCCGCCCGCTCGTCGTCTACCGCTCCCGCGGCGGGCCCTCGCGCGGCACCCGGGCCCCGCGACGGGGGTGGGAGCCGGTGGCCCCGCCGCGCGAGCGGCGGCGGCGCAGTCCGACGAGCACCGAGCTCTAG
- a CDS encoding TOBE domain-containing protein, which yields MPQFRISQAASLLGVSDDTVRRWVEDGQLDARTDDAGRKVVEGAELARYAQELAERRQLPEVGGVSSSARNHFTGLVTRVQADGVMAQVDLQCGPFRVVSLMSAEAARDLGLEAGSLASAVVKATTVIVQAPRVEP from the coding sequence ATGCCGCAGTTTCGGATCAGTCAGGCTGCCTCGCTCCTCGGGGTCAGCGACGACACCGTGCGCCGGTGGGTCGAGGACGGACAGCTCGACGCGCGGACCGACGACGCCGGTCGCAAGGTCGTCGAGGGCGCCGAGCTCGCCCGCTACGCCCAGGAGCTCGCCGAGCGGCGCCAGCTGCCCGAGGTGGGCGGGGTGTCGAGCTCCGCGCGCAACCACTTCACCGGCCTCGTCACCCGGGTCCAGGCCGACGGCGTCATGGCGCAGGTCGACCTCCAGTGCGGCCCCTTCCGCGTCGTCTCGCTCATGAGCGCCGAGGCCGCCCGCGACCTCGGCCTGGAGGCGGGCTCGCTCGCCTCCGCCGTCGTCAAGGCGACGACCGTCATCGTCCAGGCCCCGCGGGTCGAGCCGTGA
- the narH gene encoding nitrate reductase subunit beta, with protein MRVMAQMSMVMNLDKCIGCHTCSVTCKQAWTNRTGTEYVWFNNVETRPGLGYPRTYEDQEVWQGGWTLSRRGKLKLKAGGRARKLATIFSNPKMPTIHDYYEPWTYEYDMLLSAPADSPHTPVARPRSLISGEPMKIQWSANWDDMLGGSTETMAADPVLRKMNQEVKAEFEQTFMFYLPRICEHCLNPSCVASCPSGAMYKRAEDGIVLVDQDQCRGWRMCVTGCPYKKVYFNHQTGKAEKCTMCYPRIEAGLPTVCAETCVGRLRYIGLVLYDADRVSEAAATPEEHDLLAAQRRVFLDPFDPEVVAAARRENMPEDWIEAAQASPVWRLITDYEVALPLHPEYRTLPMVWYIPPLSPVVDTVTASGNDGEDARTLLTALSTMRIPLEYLAGLFTAGDTAPVERVLRRLAAMRSYMRDLNLGEEPREETAAAVGMTGAEIQEMYRLLAIAKYEDRYVIPSTHAEIAQELEEMACSLDVHGGPGMGGAGPFGTGSGADVPAAVENFHVLKDRQTSPYAPSTPGRTNLLNWDGRGSSGLFPPAPGERDDERSETVPAAGVDVAPSEGGQEVHSGDIESGPAVSERDPHPAGDPGPQAGGTDRTGDRSPGDEPPVGEGRR; from the coding sequence ATGAGGGTCATGGCGCAGATGTCGATGGTGATGAACCTCGACAAGTGCATCGGCTGCCACACGTGCTCCGTCACGTGCAAGCAGGCGTGGACGAACCGCACCGGCACCGAGTACGTGTGGTTCAACAACGTCGAGACCAGGCCAGGTCTCGGCTACCCCCGCACCTACGAGGACCAGGAGGTGTGGCAGGGCGGCTGGACGCTGAGCCGGCGCGGCAAGCTCAAGCTCAAGGCCGGCGGCCGGGCGAGGAAGCTCGCGACGATCTTCTCCAACCCGAAGATGCCGACCATCCACGACTACTACGAGCCGTGGACCTACGAGTACGACATGCTCCTGTCCGCGCCCGCGGACTCCCCGCACACCCCGGTCGCCCGGCCGAGGTCGCTGATCTCCGGGGAGCCGATGAAGATCCAGTGGTCGGCGAACTGGGACGACATGCTCGGCGGGTCGACCGAGACCATGGCCGCCGACCCCGTCCTGCGGAAGATGAACCAGGAGGTCAAGGCCGAGTTCGAGCAGACCTTCATGTTCTACCTCCCGCGCATCTGCGAGCACTGCCTCAACCCCTCGTGCGTCGCCTCCTGCCCGTCGGGCGCGATGTACAAGCGCGCCGAGGACGGCATCGTCCTCGTCGACCAGGACCAGTGCCGCGGGTGGCGCATGTGCGTCACCGGCTGCCCGTACAAGAAGGTCTACTTCAACCACCAGACCGGCAAGGCCGAGAAGTGCACGATGTGCTACCCGCGCATCGAGGCCGGCCTGCCCACCGTGTGCGCCGAGACGTGCGTGGGCCGCCTGCGCTACATCGGCCTCGTGCTCTACGACGCCGACCGGGTGTCCGAGGCCGCCGCGACCCCTGAGGAGCACGACCTCCTCGCCGCGCAGCGCAGGGTGTTCCTCGACCCGTTCGACCCGGAGGTCGTCGCCGCCGCCCGCCGGGAGAACATGCCCGAGGACTGGATCGAGGCGGCGCAGGCCTCCCCGGTCTGGCGGCTCATCACCGACTACGAGGTCGCCCTGCCGCTCCACCCCGAGTACCGCACCCTGCCGATGGTCTGGTACATCCCGCCGCTCAGCCCCGTCGTCGACACCGTCACCGCCTCCGGCAACGACGGCGAGGACGCCCGCACGCTGCTCACCGCGCTGTCGACCATGCGGATCCCGCTGGAGTACCTCGCCGGGCTCTTCACCGCCGGGGACACCGCGCCGGTGGAGCGGGTGCTGCGCCGACTGGCGGCGATGCGCTCCTACATGCGCGACCTCAACCTCGGGGAGGAGCCGCGCGAGGAGACGGCCGCCGCCGTCGGCATGACCGGCGCGGAGATCCAGGAGATGTACCGGCTGCTCGCCATCGCGAAGTACGAGGACCGCTACGTCATCCCCTCGACCCACGCGGAGATCGCCCAGGAGCTCGAGGAGATGGCCTGCTCCCTCGACGTCCACGGCGGTCCCGGGATGGGCGGGGCCGGGCCCTTCGGGACCGGCTCGGGAGCGGACGTGCCGGCCGCCGTCGAGAACTTCCACGTCCTCAAGGACCGGCAGACCTCGCCGTACGCGCCCTCGACGCCGGGGCGGACCAACCTGCTCAACTGGGACGGGCGCGGGTCCAGCGGGCTGTTCCCGCCCGCGCCGGGCGAGCGGGACGACGAGCGCAGCGAGACCGTCCCCGCCGCCGGCGTCGACGTCGCCCCCTCCGAGGGCGGGCAGGAGGTCCACTCCGGGGACATCGAGTCCGGACCGGCGGTGTCCGAGCGCGACCCCCACCCGGCGGGGGACCCCGGGCCGCAGGCGGGCGGGACCGACCGGACCGGGGACAGGTCGCCCGGCGACGAGCCGCCGGTCGGGGAGGGACGGCGATGA
- the narJ gene encoding nitrate reductase molybdenum cofactor assembly chaperone: MTGFIRAPGLVPLTPVRLRPAQRTVAHMAASVLLDYPTPQRLAGHGTVRAATGGLPGPVRERLWGFLDTAAELGEDALARHYVETFDLKRKCSMYLSYFLTGDTRKRGTALVRFVEAYRAAGWELDRDELPDFLPTVLEFSARGDPQIAAGLLGSHRQGIEVLRSALTGVGSPYAAVVEAVCLTLPPVSDEVRDRYLELITSGPPSEMVGLNALGPLEPFAPGGTNDREVRP, from the coding sequence ATGACCGGCTTCATCCGGGCCCCGGGCCTGGTCCCGCTCACCCCCGTGCGGCTGAGGCCCGCGCAGCGCACGGTGGCGCACATGGCCGCCTCGGTGCTCCTCGACTACCCGACTCCGCAGCGGCTGGCGGGCCACGGCACGGTCCGGGCGGCCACCGGCGGACTGCCCGGCCCCGTGCGGGAGCGGCTGTGGGGCTTCCTCGACACGGCCGCCGAGCTCGGGGAGGACGCGCTCGCGCGGCACTACGTCGAGACGTTCGACCTCAAGCGCAAGTGCTCGATGTACCTGTCCTACTTCCTCACCGGGGACACCCGGAAGCGGGGCACCGCGCTCGTGCGCTTCGTCGAGGCCTACCGGGCGGCGGGCTGGGAGCTCGACCGCGACGAGCTGCCCGACTTCCTGCCCACCGTGCTGGAGTTCTCCGCCCGCGGGGACCCGCAGATCGCCGCCGGGCTGCTCGGCAGCCACCGGCAGGGGATCGAGGTGCTGCGCTCGGCGCTCACCGGCGTGGGCAGCCCGTACGCCGCCGTCGTCGAGGCCGTGTGCCTCACGCTGCCGCCGGTGAGCGACGAGGTCCGCGACCGGTACCTCGAGCTCATCACCTCCGGCCCACCCTCGGAGATGGTCGGCCTCAACGCACTCGGGCCGCTGGAGCCCTTCGCACCGGGCGGCACCAACGACAGGGAGGTCAGGCCATGA